Part of the Fodinicola acaciae genome is shown below.
ACGGTGGAGCTGCCGGGCACGCGTCCGACGATGCGTGCGGCCACCGCGTAATCGCTCCAACTTCCGACGCCGAGCAGCGGCGCCAGACCGGCCGGCAGCGGCGCCGGCGGTGCGCTGACGCCGACCGGCCAGCCGCTGCAGTACACCTGCCAGGTCAGCTGCGCCGCGCCTGCGAAGTTCGGGTCGATCCGGTTCAGCCGCGCCCTTTCGCTGGCATACCGCGCATAGTCCGGCCGCGGCCAGTCGCGGCATTCCGAGGTCGGATAGCCGTTCGGATACGGGTGTGCCGGATCGACGACGAAGCCGGACGGATCGCCGGCCGTGGTCCGCTGGATGGCGGTGGCCAGCCTCGTCCAGTCTGCCGGGCCGGCGGCGAACTTGACCGCGTCGCTGGCCAGTTCCTGAAGCGTGCTGCCGTCGAAGTGCGACCCGTTGGGGCCTGGCAACGGCTTGCGGTCGGCGTCGCGTACGGCTCGCTGCCACTGGCCCGCGATGTCCTGGCCGTGCATGGCGCAGGTCGCGGTTTTCCCGCACCAGCCGGTGAACCGCTGCCACGCCGGCAGGATGTCGGCGGTCGCCGCCTCTGTCGAGCGCCAGTAGTCGGCGCTGTGGTCGAGCGGTCCGTCGAGCACCATCGTGCGTACGCGGTTGGGAAACTTTTGCGCGTACACCTGGCCGTAGACGCTGCCGTACGAGCCCATGTAAAGGTTCAACTGGCCGGCCCCGAGCGCTGTCCGGATCGCTTCCATGTCGTGGACGTTGCTCGCGCTGTCCATGTGGTCGAGGATGTCCGGGTCCTGCGCGCGGCAGGCGTCGGCGACGGTGCGACTGTTGGCCTGTGCTTGGCGGAATTCCTTCGCGTCGCGAGGAAGTGGCGGCGTTCGGCGCAGCTCGACGGGGACCTTGGACAGGCAGCTGAGATCGAGCGACGGTTTGCTCAGCCCGGGATAGCCGCGTGGATCCCAGGTGACGACGTTCATTTTGTGTCGCAGTTTCTCGAACGGGAACGGGTCGATGGTCGTCTCGTAGTCACGCATGAACGAGATGCCGGCTGCGCCGGGGCCGCCGAAGTTGACCAGTACGGTGCCGGCGTCGGGGTCGTCGGCTTTGAGTCGTCCGAGCATGAGGGTGACCTTGCGGCCGTTGGGGTTGGACCAGTCCAGCGGTACGGTCAGCGGCGCGCATTGCATGCCGATCTTGCCGCCACCGCCAGGACAGTCGCCCCAGTCCAGCGACTGGTTCCGTACGGGTGTCACGAGTGCCGCGGCGAGCGCGGCGATGGCGAGGATTGTCTTCATGCGATGGCCTCAGCAGGTTGTCGTCGCTGGTGGCAGCGAGCCGGTGATGAAATAGGTGTCGACGTGGTCGATCACGCAGGCGTTGCCCGTCGCGTAGAGCTCGTGGCCGTAGCCGTCGTGATAGATCATCCGGCTGCCGGGCAGTTGCCGGATGATCCGATTGGTGGCCGGAAAGTCGCCCCAGGCGCCGACGCCGAGCACCGGTGGCAGGCCGGCTGGCAGCGGCCGCGGCGGATTGACCACCGATCCCGGCCAGCCGACGCAGCTCAGCGCGAACGGGATCATCGTGCCGGCCGCGCCGAGGTTGGGGTCGATCCGGTCCAGCCGTGCCGAGAGCGTGGCGTACTGCCGATAGTCGAGCCTGGGCCACTCATGGCATTCCGACACCGGATAACTGCTGATCGGGTACGGATGCGCCGGATCGGCCGCGAAGCCGGAGCCGTCGCCGGCCGTGCCATCCTTGATCGCCTTGGCGAATGGTGCCCATTCGGCGGGGCCGCCGCCGCGGATCATGACACCGGTGGCGACCTCCTGGAGCGTGGAGCCGTCGAAGGCAGCGGTCGGTGACACCGGCAGCGCGTGGCGGTTGGCCCGCGCGATCAGACTCCGCCAGGTGGCCGACACGTTCCGCCCATGCAGCGCGCATGCCGTGTCGGCGGCGCACCAGTCGGCGAACCGATTCCAGCGGACCAGGTTGTCACCGGCGATTCGCTGCTGGGTCGACGCGTAGTCGGTGGTGTGGTCGCCCGTGCTGTCCAGCACCATCCGGCGGACTCGCATCGGATATTCGCGCGCGTACGACTGGCCGTAGACGCCGCCGTACGACCCCATGTAGAGGTCGATGTTGTCAATATGCAAGGCGTCGCGGATCGCGTCCATGTCACGAACGTTGGCCGCGGTGTGCATGTTGTCGAACAGTCCTGGGTCCTGCGGCCGACATGCGTCGGCGAGCGCCCGGCTGGTGGCCTGCTGCTTGCCGAATTCGGCCTGGTTGCGTGGCAAAGCCGGCATGCGCCGCGTCGTGTCTGGCAGTCGGGTGACGCACGACGAATCGAGCGACGGTTTGCTCAGCCCGGGATAGCCGCGTGGATCCCAGGTGACGACGTTCATTTTGTGTCGCAGTTTCTCGAACGGGAACGGGTCGATGGTCGTCTCGTAGTCACGCATGAACGAGATGCCGGCTGCGCCGGGGCCGCCGAAGTTGACCAGTACGGTGCCGGCGTCGGGGTCGTCGGCTTTGAGTCGTCCGAGCATGAGGGTGACCTTGCGGCCGTTGGGGTTGGACCAGTCCAGCGGTACGGTCAGCGGCGCGCATTGCATGCCGATCTTGCCGTCACCGCCAGGACAGTCGCCCCAGTCCAGCGACGAAACGCTCGTCGTCGGCGTCAAGACCGCCGCGGTGAGCGCCGCGGCGGCGAGAAGTTTGATTATCACGGCAACCAAGCTGCCGCACCGATCGTCGGGGCACATCGGAGCGCGAGCGGACGTCCGCCTCTGACCGTGGTCGGAGAAACCTCCGCCCCACGTCAGAGGCGGCAGCTGACCTCGGCGGATATCGTCGCCTGGTGACCGAACCGACCGGCCGCTCGCTGCGGATGCGCGAGCTGGTTGCTATCGACGCCGCGGTCGCGCTGGCGTACGCGCTGCTTTCGCCACTGTCGCCTGGCCCGCGGCCGGCCAGCTGGCTGACCTGGGTGGTGGTCGCCGCCCTGGCCGTCGCGATGGCGGCGCGGCGGCTCGCGCCGGTGCCGGTTTTCCTTGCCACCTTTACGGTTTCCATCGGCGCCCACTTGGTCGGCGCGATCACCGACCCGTTCTTGGCGGCGGCGTACGTGCTCTATCTGGTGGCCGTGAATCGTCCTGGTCGGCACCGATGGCTGACCGTGACGGTTGCCGCGCTCAGCTTCGTCGGTCTGGTGTTGGCGCTGATCAGCGGGGGTAGGGCGGTCGTCATCCAGATCGCCTGGGTGGTGCTCGGCGGGGTCGCGCTGGGGATGGCGTGGACGCTCGGCCGGCTGGTACGCGACCGGCGGCTGGCTCGGCGGCGCGCGGCCGAGCAGCTGGCTGAGCACGCGGTCGTGGACGAGCGACTGCGGATCGCGCGAGAGCTGCACGACATCGTGGCGCACAGCATCGGCGTGATCGCGGTGAAGGCCGGTGTCGCCAACCACGTGATGCGCGTACGACCGGAGGAGGCCGAACACGCGTTGCGGGACATCGAGACGACCAGCCGCAGCGCGTTGACCGAGATGCGGCAGCTGCTCGGCCTGCTCCGCGGCCCCGATCCGGTGGAGCTGCCGAAGCTGTCCGCGCTGCCGGCGCTGGTCGAGCGTGCCGAGGCGGCCGGCGTACGCGTGCGGCTGGCGGTCGACGGCGTGGCGGAGCTGCCGGAGGGGTTGGAGCTGACCGTCTATCGGATCGTGCAGGAGGCGCTGACCAACGTCGCCAAGCACGCGGCGCCGACGTCATGCCAGGTCACGGTGGCTGGCGACGGCCGGCAGGTGCGGGTTTCGGTGACCGATGACGGCGTACGTGCCGGGCTCGGCGAGGATGGCCACGGGTTGGTGGGGATGCGTGAGCGCGTACTCATGTATGGCGGCACGTTCGCGGCCGGTCCACGTCCGGAAGGCGGCTTCTCGGTGAGCGCGCGGCTGCCGGTGCCGGCATGATCCGGGTCCTCGTGGCCGACGACCAGGCCCTGTTGCGCGGCAGTTTTCGCGTACTCATCGACACAGCGGGGGATCTGGTCTCGGTCGGCGAGGCGGTGACCGGCGCGGAGGCGGTGGCGCTCGCGCGGCAGGACCGGCCGGACGTCGTACTGATGGACGTACGCATGCCGGAGATGGACGGCATCGAGGCGACCAGGCTGATCTGCGCCGAGCTGCCGGACGTGCGCGTGCTGATCCTGACGATGTTCGACCTGGACGCGTCGGTGTTCGCGGCGCTGCACGCCGGCGCGAGCGGCTTTCTGCTCAAGGACACGCCGCCGGCCGAGCTGCTGGAGGCCATCCGCGTGGTCGCCGCCGGCGACTGCCTGCTGGCACCGAGCGTCACGCGGCGCTTGATCGCCGAGTTCGTACGGATGCCCGCCCGGCAGGTCGCTGGTCTGTCCGGTGTCACCGACCGCGAACGCGAGGTCTTGGCGCTGATCGCACGCGGCCTGTCCAACACCGAGATCGCCACCCAACTGGGCGTCGGCATCGGCACGGTGAAGACGCACGTCGGCCACCTCCTGGCCAAGCTCGCCGCCCGCGACCGAGCCCAACTCGTCATCACCGCGTACGAAACCGGCCTGGTCACCCCCAAGGCGCGCCACTAACTACCCGCTACAGCTCGAAACTGTCGTACCCTCCTGCCAATCTGGGCCCCCACCCAGATCGGGCGGGGGGTGGGTTCGCGTGGCAACTTACCTAAGTTCGGAGTTGATCTTGAGCGGCGCCGCGTAGCGCGGATGTAGCGCTAAATGTCACTTTTGCGCGGTTGGTTTTTGGTCGCATGGCCACCATGCGTGCGTCAAACGCACGCATGGTGGCCATGCGACCATCCGGTCGGCGGCCGGCTGGGGGAGTTATGCGGCGAAGACGAAGCCGAAGTAGATGAGCAGGATGAGGCTCGAGGCGCCGAGCAGGATGTAGGGCACCTTGTCGCGGGTGATGGTGACCAGGGCGGCGATCGCCAGGGCGATGCCGAGGAGCCCGCAGATCGGGGTCATGACGAGTACGGCCGTCATGCCGCCGCGGCCGCTGAGCTGCAGCATGACCATCGCGGCAGCGGTCACCAGGCCGACGAGGGTCACCGCGAGGGCCCACAACGTGACGCCGATCAGCTTGAGCGGCTCCGGTCGTACGTCGTCGTCACCGAGCAGAGGATGGACGGCCGGTGGTGTGATCGGCGCCGGCGTGACCCGAGCGGTGCCGGCGGCTGGAGCGGCGAACTTCTCGGCTCTGTCCGGCTTGACCAGACTGACCTTCGACTCGGCGTCCTGTGTGCTGTCGAGGGGCGCAGAAGGGGAACTTTCGGTCGAGAGGTACGTCATAGTCCTCATTGTGCCTGTGTTCGGGCTGAACACCAGTTAGGCACACATGACGGCGGTCACGACGGATAGCCAGCGGGTGGTGGCCGTCGCGTACGCTCGCCAGGTGGCGTCATCCGACCTGCCGATCGGAGTGTTCGACTCCGGTGTCGGCGGACTCACCGTTGCGCGTGCCGTGCTGGACCAGTTGCCGCACGAGCAGATCACCTACGTCGGCGACACCGCCCACGGGCCGTACGGTCCGCGCAAGATCGCCGAGGTCCGCGCGTACGCGCTGTCCGCGATGGACGCACTGGTCGAGTCCGGCGTGAAGACGCTGGTGATCGCCTGCAACTCGGCGAGCGCGGCCTGCCTGGCCGACGCGCGCGAGCGCTACGACGTGCCGGTCGTCGAGGTCGTGCTGCCGGCGGTACGCCGCGCGGTCGCCGCGACGCGAAGCGGCCGGGTCGGCCTGATCGCGACCAGGATGACCGTCGCCAGCGGCGCATACCAGGACATGTTCGCCGCCGCGCCCAACGTCACGCTGACCAGCGCGGCCTGCCCGGCGTTCGTCGACTTCGTCGAGCGCGGGGTGACCAGCGGCCGGCAGATCCTCGGCATGGCACAGTCGTATCTGGAGCCGCTGCAGCGCGCCGAGGTCGACACGCTGGTCCTCGGCTGTACGCACTATCCGCTGCTCGCCGGCGTGGTCGGCCTGGTGATGGGAGACGGCGTCACGCTGGTCTCCAGCGCCGAGGAGAGCGCCAAGGACGTCTATCGCGTGCTGACCGAGCGCGACCTGCTGCGGCCCGAGTCGGCGCCGGCGCCACGCCACCGGTTCCTCGCGACCGGCGACGTCGAGCTGTTCCACCGCGTCGGCCGGCGCTTCCTCGGCCCGGCGATCGGCTCGGTCGGCCACTTCGACGCGCTCGCGAAGGCCGCCTCGTGAGGCTCACCGTGCTCGGATGCGCCGGCAGCTATCCCGGCCCCGACTCGCCGTGCTCCTCCTACCTCCTGCAGGCCGACGGCTTCTCGCTGCTGGTCGACCTCGGCAACGGCGCGCTCACCAACCTGCAGCGGCTGCACGGACTCTTCGACGTCGACGCGGTCATCGTCAGCCACCTGCATCCGGACCACTGGGTCGACCTGTGTCCCTACATGGTGGTCCGCAAGTACGCGCGCCGCCACGACCAGCCGACGCTGGAGCCGCTGCCGGTGTACGGACCGGCCGGCACGCAGGAGCGGCTCGGCGCGACCTGGGGTGACCCGACCGCGAGCAGCGGCGTCTTCGACCACCACGTGCTGACGCCCGGCACGGTCAAGATCGGGCCGTTCGAGGTGACCGCCGCGCTGATGAACCATCCGGTCGAGACGTACGGCCTGCGGATCGAGCACGACGGCCACGCGCTCGCATACTCCGCCGACACCGGACCGACCGACGCGCTGGTCGACCTCGCCTCCGGCGCCGACACGCTGCTGTCCGAGGCGGCCTTCCTCGATGAGCCTGGCAACACGCCGGACCTGCATCTTTCCGGCCGGCAGGCGGCCGAGCACGCGACCGCCGCCGGCGTACGGCGGCTGCTGCTGACCCACCTGGTCGCGTGGAACGACACCCAGCGCACATACGCGGAGGCACGCGCGTCCTTCGACGGCGCGTTGGACGTCGTACGCTGCGGCTCAATCTACGACATCTAGGACACGAGGCGGCGGCGAAGGCCGCGTGGCAGGATCGTCGTCATGTCAATCAGTGGCGAGGACATCGAAGTCGAGGAGACCAAGCTTCCCGGCATCGGCCTCCGGCACGATTTCATGACCCGCCGGGGCCGCCGGGTCGGTGTCGTGTCGCACCGCAACGGCCGCCGCGACCTGGTGCTCTATGACCCCGACGACCCGGACGCCTGCATCTCGACGCTGGTGCTCAGCAGCGACGAGGCCGACACGCTGGCCGAGTTTCTCGGCGCGCGGCGGATCACCGAGCGGCTGGCCAACCTCAACGAGCAGGTGTCCAGCCTGCACACCGACCGGCTGCGCGTGGCCAACGGTTCGCGTTACGACGGCCTGCGGCTCGGTGACACCCACGCGCGTACGCGCACCGGCTCCTCGATCGTCGCGGTGGTGCGCAAACCGGAGGCGTTCCCGTCACCGGATCCCGACTTCGTGCTGCACGGCGGTGACGTGCTGATCGTGGTCGGTACGGCAGAAGGCATCGCCGGCCTGGCCGAAATCCTCGCGGAGTAACCGCGTGCACGACGGCATAATCCTGGTCGAACTGGGAGCGGTGATCTTCGGCCTTGCCGTGCTCGGCAGGGTCGCCGGCCGGTTCGGACTGTCCCCGATCCCGCTCTATCTGCTCGCCGGCCTGGCCTTCGGCAAGGGCGGCATCGCGCCGCTGTCCACCAGCGAGTCGTTCGTGGAGGTCGGCGCGCAGATCGGCGTCATCCTGCTGCTTTTGTTGCTGGGCTTGGAATACACCGCCAGCGAGCTGGTCACCAACCTGCGCCAGCAGGCACCGGCCGGCGTGATGGACATCGTGCTCAACGCCGCGCCAGGCGTGGCCATCGGCCTCATTCTCGGCTGGTCGGTGCCGGCCGTGGTGGCGATGGGTGGTGTCACGTACGCGACCTCCTCCGGCATCACCGCGAAGCTGCTGACCGACCTCGGCCGGCTCGGCAACCGCGAGACGCCGATCGTCCTTTCGCTGCTGGTGCTGGAAGATCTCACGATGGCGGCGTATCTGCCGATCCTCGCCGCGGTGGTCGCCGGCGCCGGCCTGGTCAGCGGCGCGATCTCGCTCGGCATCGCGCTGCTCGCGGTCGGCGCGGCGTTGGTGATCGCGTTGCGTTTCGGCCGGGTGATCAACAAGCTGGTTTTCTCGGGTGACAACGAGGTCCTGCTGCTCGGCGTCTTCGGCCTGGCGCTGCTGGTGGCCGGTTTCGCCACCGAGCTGCAGATTTCCGACGCGGTCGGCGCTTTCCTGGTCGGCATCGCGCTGTCCGGCAAGGTGGCCGAAAACGCCCGCGCGTTGCTGACTCCGCTGCGCGACCTGTTCGCCGCGGTGTTCTTCGTGTTCTTCGGCCTGAGTACGGACCCGACCAAGATCCCGGCCGTGCTGCCGGCGGCGATCGCGCTCGCCGTCGTCACCGTGCTCACCAAGGTCGTGGTCGGCTGGTGGGCCGCGCGCCGCGCCGGCGTCGGTCCGCGCGGCCGCGTACGCGCCGGCACGATCATCGTCTCGCGCGGCGAGTTCAACATCGTCGTCGCCGGCCTGGCCGGTGGCGCCGCTGTCGAGCCAGGTCTCGCGCCGCTGGCCGCGGCGTACGTGATGCTGATGGCCGTCATCGGTCCGCTGATCGCACGGCTCGGTGACCCGCTCGCGAAAGCCGCCGGCCGGATGGTCGAGCGGCGCGAGGCGCGTACGAAGGCGGAAGCGGCCGTGGAGACCAACTGACCCGCTGTTCGCCCCTGTTCGTCTGGGGGCCACCGGCATGACACGCCAAACATGACTCCGCGTCACCAGTCGCCAAGCGTTCAACAGCGTGTCGAGGACGCGACACGCGTACGTGGCCGGATTTGCGACATTCGCCGTCACCGTTGGACACATGCGAGTGGCGATCGTGACCGAGTCCTACCTGCCGGATGCCAACGGTGTCTCGCACTCGGTGCAACGAGTGGTGGAGCACCTGAACCGGCAGGGCCACCAGCCGCTGGTCGTCGCTCCGGAGCCGGCGAGCAACGAGCCGATCCAGCAGCAGTGCGTGGTCGTACGCGTCCCGTCGGTGCCGATGCCGGGCTACGCGTCTTTCCGCATTGGCCTGCCAAGCCGCAAGCTCGAGGCCGCGCTGGTCGCACACCGCACGGACGTCGTCCACCTCGCCTCGCCGTTCGCGCTCGGCGCGCATGGCGCGTTCGTCGCCGAGCGGCTCGGCCTGCCGTCGGTGGCGGTCTACCAGACCGACGTTGCCGGTTTCGCCGGCTTCTATCGGCTTGGCGTCGGCCGCGCGGCTGCCTGGCGCTGGCTGCGCCGCGTACACGCCGCCGCCGGCCGCACGCTCGCGCCGTCCACGCCGGCGGTCAAAGACCTGCGCGACCACGGTGTGCCGCGCGTACACCTGTGGCCGCGAGGCGTCGACGGCGAGCGGTTCGCGCCGAGGCATCGCAGCGAGCCGCTGCACGACACGTATGCGCCCGGCGGTGAGCTGCTGGTCGGCTATGTCGGCCGGCTCGCGCCGGAGAAGCACCTGGAGCTGCTCGAACCGGTCACGCGGATGCCCGGCGTACGGGTCGTGATCGTCGGCGACGGGCCGGCGCGCAAGGCGCTGGAAAACCGGATGCCAACCGCGGTCTTCCGCGGCGAGCTGCATGGTGCCGAGCTGTCGGCGGCGTACGCGAGCCTCGATCTTTTCGTGCACACCGGTGCGTACGAGACGTTCTGCCAGTCGGTCCAGGAAGCGCTCGCGTCCGGCGTTCCGACCGTCGCGCCGGCCGCCGGCGGACCGCTCGACCTGGTCAGGCCGGGTCAGACCGGTCTGCTCGTACGGCCGGATGACGCGACCGCGATCGAGGAGGCGGTCGGCCACCTGCTGCACCACCGCGATCAGCTGACCGAGTTTGCCGCTGCTGCGCGCGAGTCCGTGCTCCATCGCACCTGGTCGTCGATCAATGCCGCGCTGATCGAGCACTACGACGCGGTGCGCTTTGGTGATCAGGAAGTGCGTGCGGCATGACGGCGGAGGAGCCCGACGGGCATCGGCCGGCCCGGATCGTACGGCTGGCGAGCTTCGTCGGTCCGGCGTCCGGGGGACTGCGGACGGCCTTGCGAGAGTGCGGTCGCGGCTACATCGCCGCTGGTCACGAGCCGGTCCTGATCGTGCCGGCCGGCCGCGCGAGCGACACCGAGACCGACTATGGCCGAGTGATCACCGTGCCGTCGCCGGTGGTGCCGGGGACCGGTGGCTGCCGGCTGATGGTCTCGCGTGGGCGCATACGTCGGCGGCTTGCGGCGCTGCGGCCTGACCGCGTCGAGGTGCACGATCGCGTGGCGCTGCGCTGGGTTGGTGCGTGGGCTCGCGCGCGCGGCATTCGGTCGGTTGTCGTGTCGCATGAGCGGTTGGACGCGGCGCTGAAGCCATGGATTGCCAACCGGTCCGTACGCCTCGCCGACCGGCTCAACCGGCGGACGGCGCGCGCCTTCGACACGGTCGTCACCACTACGAGCTGGTGCGATGCCGAGTTTTCGCGGCTCGGCGTCACCAACCTGCGGCGCGTACCACTTGGCGTCGACCTCACGCACTTCCACCCAAGCCACTACGACGCGGCGCTGCGCGATCGGCTGGCCAGTCACGGTGAGCTGTTGGTGGTGCAGTGCGCGCAGCGTGCGGCCTACGCGATTGAGGCGCTGCGCAACCGAGGCGTACGCGTGGCGCCTGTTGCCGCTGGCGGCGACCTCGCTCGGCTGTTGGCGACCGCGGATGTGGTGATGGCACCCGCGTACGCGTCGGCCGCGCTGGAGGCACTGGCCTGCGGCACGCCGGTCGTCGCGCCGGACGACGGTGCGCTCCGCGAGGTGCTCGGCGACGCCGGCGTGGTCGTACGCGGACTGGACGACGTCATCGCCGAGGGCGAGGCCTTCGCGGACGGGTTGTTGCAGATCGCCGCCTTGCCGCCGGCCGCGCGGAGACTGGCGGCGCGCCGGCAGGCCGAGCGGTTCGGCTGGCCGGCGGCGGTGCGCGCGATGTTGCGGGCACACGGGTTGTCGATCGACGTGGAAGTTTCGTAGGAGGAACAATGCGGTTTGTGGCCCTCGGAGACAGCACCACCGTGGGGCTCGGCGACCCGCTGCCTGGCGGTGGCTGGCGCGGCTGGGCCAACCTGCTGGCCACGGCGATGGACGCGACCTTCGTCAACGTCGCCGTCAACGGCGCCACCTGCGCCGATGTCAGCGGCCGGCAGCTGGAGAGCGCGCTCGTCCAGCGGCCGCAGATCGCGTCGGTGCTGGTCGGAGTGAACGACACGCTGCGCGGCAACTTCCGTCCGGAGGTGTCCGCGCGGCACCTGGAGCGTACGGTCGCCGAGCTGCGCCGCGCCGGTGCCGTCGTACTCACCGCTCGGATGCCGGACCCCGGCAAAATGCTGTCGCTGCCGTCCGCCCTCGCCCGCCCCCTCGCCCGCCGGATCGCCGAGGTCAACGCCGCCGTCGACGAAATCGCGCGCCGCTATGGCACCGTACATTTGGACCTCGCCGGCGACCCGCGCGCGTACAAGCGCCCGCTCTGGAGCGTCGACCGCCTGCATCCGTCGGAAGTCGGCCACCGCCACATCGCCGTCGAATACGCCACCGCCCTGACCGCCCGCGGCATCGCCGTACCCGGCCACCTCACCACCGACCCTTCCGGCGGCGCCCTGGTCACCCGCCGCGGCCAGATCTGGTGGCTGGCGACCCGGGGGACCGCCTGGATCATCGCGCGTAGCCACGACCTCGTGCCACAGCTGGCCGGGTTGGCCGTCCGCGAGATCTGGTCCGACGTACGGCTGCGGTTTGGTGGCCGGCCGAGTCCGGCCGCTCCCAGCTGCGTGGCTGAGTGGCTGTCGCCGATGCCTACGGAGTTGGCTCCCGGCGATGACGACCTGGCGGCCTCTCCGAATGCGGCTTGACTTGGTGTTGGTCGGGTCGAGGTGGTCGGGTTTCTGTTTGTTGGGTTTTTTTTTTGGGGGGTGTCCCTATGAATTTGTCAAGCCGCCGTAGCGACTGTGGCTGGTTGGGGGTGCCGGAACTGGGTTTTGTTGCGGAGCATGGCGTAGAGGACGTCGCAGCGTCGGCGGGCGAGGCAGATGAGGGCGGCGTTGTGTTTCTTGCCTTCGGCGCGTTTGCGGTCGTAGTAGGCGCGGCTGATGGGGTCGTGCAGGGCGGCGAACGCGGAAAGGAAGAACGCGCGCTTGAGCTTGCGGTTACCGCTTCGAGCGGGGTGTTCGCCCTTGATAGAGGAGCCCGAGGCGCGGGTGACTGGGGCGATGCCGGCGTAGGCGGCCAGGTGCGCGGAGGAGGCGAACGCCGAGGCGTCACCGATTTCCAGGAGGATGCGGGCGGCGGTCCTGACCGCGATGCCAGGCATCGAGGTCAGGACCGCGGCAAGAGGGTGTGCATCGAGAATCTCCTCGACCTCGTGTTTGACCTGTTCGCGTTGCGCCAGAACGGTTTTCAGGCTGTCAGCCAGGCGGGGCAGCACGGTGTCGGCGGCGGTGGTGCCGGGAACAATGACGGTCTGTTCGTCCAGCGCGGCCCAGATCGCGGTGACGAGTTTCTCGCCGATGCGGGGCGCGTGGGTGGTGGCGATCGCGGTCAGCGTGCGTCGTCCGGCCCTGCGAATGCCGGTGGGGCCGCCGCACCGGGACAGGATTTCCAGGACCGCCGGGTGCGCGATCTTCGGTCCGATCGCGCCTTCCAGGGCGGGGTGGATGCCGGTCAGCAGGCCGCGGATGCGGTTGCCGATGCGGGTGGCCTCGCCGGCCAGATCGTCATCGAATCCGACCAGGACTTCCAGTTCGGCCAGCGTGTCGTCGCCGACGTCGACCTGTCGCAGCGTGTGCGGCAGGGATCGGGCGGCGTCGGCGATGATGAACGCGTCGCGGGCGTCGGTCTTGGCGTGGCCGGGATACAGATCCGCGATACGGCGCATGGCCAGGCCGGGCAGATACGCCACCTGGTGCCCGCAGGCGCGGGCGACCGCCACCGGCAGGGCGCCGATGGTGGCGGGCTGATCCACCACGACCAGCAACCGGCCATGTCGGGCGAGTTTGTCGAACACCGCCCGCAGCTTGGGTTCACTGTTGGGCAGCGGCGCATCGTGCAGCCGCTTACCAGCCGGGTCCAGACCAACGGCGTGGTGTTCTCCTTTGCCGACGTCCAAGCCGAGGAACACGCCATATTCGCTGTTCATCCACCGTGTCTTTCGTCGCGTCGCAGGCGGTCGCCAGTCAGGCATCGACGGCCGGCACCCACGTTACGACGAGACCTACCCGACGGCGGCCGTGTCCCTATCAGCGGTCCCTCGATGCCACCAGGCTCGGTGACACCACCCCCCGGATCATGCGAACGACTGGGGACGTTAGTCATGCCGAACCTGGCGACCACAACTCCCTTGATCAGG
Proteins encoded:
- a CDS encoding alpha/beta hydrolase, which codes for MKTILAIAALAAALVTPVRNQSLDWGDCPGGGGKIGMQCAPLTVPLDWSNPNGRKVTLMLGRLKADDPDAGTVLVNFGGPGAAGISFMRDYETTIDPFPFEKLRHKMNVVTWDPRGYPGLSKPSLDLSCLSKVPVELRRTPPLPRDAKEFRQAQANSRTVADACRAQDPDILDHMDSASNVHDMEAIRTALGAGQLNLYMGSYGSVYGQVYAQKFPNRVRTMVLDGPLDHSADYWRSTEAATADILPAWQRFTGWCGKTATCAMHGQDIAGQWQRAVRDADRKPLPGPNGSHFDGSTLQELASDAVKFAAGPADWTRLATAIQRTTAGDPSGFVVDPAHPYPNGYPTSECRDWPRPDYARYASERARLNRIDPNFAGAAQLTWQVYCSGWPVGVSAPPAPLPAGLAPLLGVGSWSDYAVAARIVGRVPGSSTVRYDGAGHELYATGNTCVIAHVDSYLTTGHLPPRGTTC
- a CDS encoding alpha/beta hydrolase, producing MIIKLLAAAALTAAVLTPTTSVSSLDWGDCPGGDGKIGMQCAPLTVPLDWSNPNGRKVTLMLGRLKADDPDAGTVLVNFGGPGAAGISFMRDYETTIDPFPFEKLRHKMNVVTWDPRGYPGLSKPSLDSSCVTRLPDTTRRMPALPRNQAEFGKQQATSRALADACRPQDPGLFDNMHTAANVRDMDAIRDALHIDNIDLYMGSYGGVYGQSYAREYPMRVRRMVLDSTGDHTTDYASTQQRIAGDNLVRWNRFADWCAADTACALHGRNVSATWRSLIARANRHALPVSPTAAFDGSTLQEVATGVMIRGGGPAEWAPFAKAIKDGTAGDGSGFAADPAHPYPISSYPVSECHEWPRLDYRQYATLSARLDRIDPNLGAAGTMIPFALSCVGWPGSVVNPPRPLPAGLPPVLGVGAWGDFPATNRIIRQLPGSRMIYHDGYGHELYATGNACVIDHVDTYFITGSLPPATTTC
- a CDS encoding sensor histidine kinase, translated to MTEPTGRSLRMRELVAIDAAVALAYALLSPLSPGPRPASWLTWVVVAALAVAMAARRLAPVPVFLATFTVSIGAHLVGAITDPFLAAAYVLYLVAVNRPGRHRWLTVTVAALSFVGLVLALISGGRAVVIQIAWVVLGGVALGMAWTLGRLVRDRRLARRRAAEQLAEHAVVDERLRIARELHDIVAHSIGVIAVKAGVANHVMRVRPEEAEHALRDIETTSRSALTEMRQLLGLLRGPDPVELPKLSALPALVERAEAAGVRVRLAVDGVAELPEGLELTVYRIVQEALTNVAKHAAPTSCQVTVAGDGRQVRVSVTDDGVRAGLGEDGHGLVGMRERVLMYGGTFAAGPRPEGGFSVSARLPVPA
- a CDS encoding response regulator — encoded protein: MIRVLVADDQALLRGSFRVLIDTAGDLVSVGEAVTGAEAVALARQDRPDVVLMDVRMPEMDGIEATRLICAELPDVRVLILTMFDLDASVFAALHAGASGFLLKDTPPAELLEAIRVVAAGDCLLAPSVTRRLIAEFVRMPARQVAGLSGVTDREREVLALIARGLSNTEIATQLGVGIGTVKTHVGHLLAKLAARDRAQLVITAYETGLVTPKARH
- the murI gene encoding glutamate racemase; this encodes MASSDLPIGVFDSGVGGLTVARAVLDQLPHEQITYVGDTAHGPYGPRKIAEVRAYALSAMDALVESGVKTLVIACNSASAACLADARERYDVPVVEVVLPAVRRAVAATRSGRVGLIATRMTVASGAYQDMFAAAPNVTLTSAACPAFVDFVERGVTSGRQILGMAQSYLEPLQRAEVDTLVLGCTHYPLLAGVVGLVMGDGVTLVSSAEESAKDVYRVLTERDLLRPESAPAPRHRFLATGDVELFHRVGRRFLGPAIGSVGHFDALAKAAS
- a CDS encoding MBL fold metallo-hydrolase, producing MRLTVLGCAGSYPGPDSPCSSYLLQADGFSLLVDLGNGALTNLQRLHGLFDVDAVIVSHLHPDHWVDLCPYMVVRKYARRHDQPTLEPLPVYGPAGTQERLGATWGDPTASSGVFDHHVLTPGTVKIGPFEVTAALMNHPVETYGLRIEHDGHALAYSADTGPTDALVDLASGADTLLSEAAFLDEPGNTPDLHLSGRQAAEHATAAGVRRLLLTHLVAWNDTQRTYAEARASFDGALDVVRCGSIYDI
- a CDS encoding cation:proton antiporter regulatory subunit, which encodes MSISGEDIEVEETKLPGIGLRHDFMTRRGRRVGVVSHRNGRRDLVLYDPDDPDACISTLVLSSDEADTLAEFLGARRITERLANLNEQVSSLHTDRLRVANGSRYDGLRLGDTHARTRTGSSIVAVVRKPEAFPSPDPDFVLHGGDVLIVVGTAEGIAGLAEILAE